One Triticum dicoccoides isolate Atlit2015 ecotype Zavitan chromosome 5B, WEW_v2.0, whole genome shotgun sequence genomic window carries:
- the LOC119308707 gene encoding uncharacterized protein LOC119308707, producing MAMAGPSTTLPPPSPEKAVDVLPVDSLLNILRRLSLADLLRAALACHRWRRLAARCLPRTAPLLGHFFHTTATGLPPLLHTASKDTVIDAPAVFAPLDASAPNLSLDFAPEASRFVLHDCHQGLLLLEPLASLPKGILPRLLVIDPATRRRVLLPPPPRDTVPDDHRWRSCRHYVGSGLLSRAHQSKLCFEVVCISIDGGHPRAWVASVDDGQCRWRALPRTTEVEVSFDPWWFESRCVHAAGKLYWHICNSGRVLSLDPSTLHFSYLLAPKEMPSFGKFRVGETPDDGRLCIATVEDQLLRVWVRGETRWSDDGWYLEREMNLTKVYDSVPGLPKDKCLRIFSVWLSDMDAGRTGKLFIRTMGYGRYSLHLDTAKIERLHTKHGKEYGHPMCAYFHAWPPAFLAPEN from the coding sequence ATGGCGATGGCCGGACCGTCCACCACTCTccctccgccgtcgccggagaaggCGGTCGATGTCCTCCCCGTGGACAGCCTCCTCAACATTCTCCGTCGCCTCTCCCTCGCCGACCTTCTCCGTGCCGCCCTCGCCTGCCACCGCTGGCGCCGCCTCGCCGCACGCTGCCTCCCCCGCACCGCCCCTCTCCTCGGCCACTTCTTCCACACCACAGCCACCGGTTTGCCGCCGCTCCTGCACACGGCATCCAAGGACACCGTCATCGACGCCCCCGCGGTCTTCGCTCCCCTCGACGCCTCCGCACCGAACCTCTCCCTCGACTTCGCTCCGGAGGCCTCCCGCTTCGTGCTCCACGACTGCCACCAAGGCCTCCTGCTTCTCGAACCGCTCGCGTCGCTTCCCAAGGGGATCCTCCCACGCCTCCTCGTCATCGACCCGGCCACCCGCCGCCGCGTGCTCCTCCCGCCGCCACCGCGCGACACGGTGCCCGACGACCACCGCTGGCGCAGCTGCAGGCACTACGTCGGCTCCGGGCTTCTCTCCCGCGCGCACCAGAGCAAGCTCTGCTTCGAGGTCGTCTGCATCTCCATCGACGGCGGGCACCCCCGCGCCTGGGTCGCGTCCGTCGACGACGGCCAGTGCCGCTGGCGCGCGCTCCCGCGGACCACGGAGGTGGAGGTCAGCTTCGACCCCTGGTGGTTCGAGTCGCGCTGCGTGCACGCCGCCGGGAAGCTCTACTGGCATATCTGCAACTCCGGCCGCGTGCTCTCGCTGGACCCTTCCACACTGCACTTCTCTTACCTGCTGGCGCCGAAGGAGATGCCCAGCTTCGGCAAGTTCCGCGTCGGGGAGACGCCGGACGACGGGCGGCTGTGCATCGCGACCGTGGAGGACCAGCTGCTGCGGGTCTGGGTGCGTGGGGAGACCAGGTGGAGCGACGATGGGTGGTATCTGGAGAGGGAGATGAATCTTACCAAGGTGTACGACTCGGTGCCGGGCCTGCCCAAGGACAAGTGCCTCAGGATCTTCAGTGTTTGGCTCAGCGACATGGACGCGGGGCGTACCGGCAAGTTGTTCATCAGAACCATGGGGTATGGGCGCTACTCCTTACATCTGGACACGGCCAAGATCGAGCGCCTGCACACCAAACATGGCAAGGAGTACGGCCACCCGATGTGCGCCTACTTCCACGCGTGGCCGCCTGCCTTCCTCGCTCCAGAGAACTGA